From a region of the Flavobacterium sediminilitoris genome:
- a CDS encoding S41 family peptidase: MKKRIYLLSSLFLALFITFSCSDDFDDNPQRTSVNDFIWKGLNQYYYWLEDSPDLVDNRFSTNSDYQNFLNSFSPPESLFEHLVVDRQIDRFSVIFSDYDALEQTLSGTQKSNGVDYELRYKTGSSTELFGWIRYILPNSDAASKNIQRGDFFYAVNGTSLTVDNYRSLLNNDTYTLNLADYDNGNITSNGNTVSLTKTAFSENPVYLKKTFTVGTKKVGYLMYNGFYSQYETELNNAFGYFASEGISHLILDLRYNSGGSVDTATRLASMITGQFNNEIFGKQQWNYKIQNIFNNNNPEELLNRFTTTLGNGSSIQSLNLDKLYVLTSKRTASASELIINGLAPHINVVQIGDATTGKNVGSITLYDSPNFRKQNVNPNHRYAMQPIVLKIANKNNFSDYTNGLQPSISQLEDLNNLGVLGEESDPLLNTALNYVDVNGRFSINQPEHTFKHFGDVKSIQPFGNEMYLEKVPDFLLK; encoded by the coding sequence ATGAAAAAAAGAATTTATTTATTATCTAGCCTATTTCTAGCGCTCTTTATTACTTTCAGTTGTAGTGATGATTTTGATGATAATCCGCAACGAACAAGTGTAAATGATTTTATTTGGAAAGGATTAAATCAATATTACTATTGGCTTGAAGATTCACCTGATTTGGTTGATAATCGTTTTTCAACAAATAGTGATTATCAAAATTTTTTAAATTCTTTTTCACCTCCAGAATCTTTATTTGAACATTTAGTGGTTGATAGACAAATTGATCGTTTTAGTGTTATTTTTTCAGATTACGACGCACTTGAACAAACTTTATCTGGAACACAAAAAAGTAATGGTGTTGACTATGAATTACGTTACAAAACAGGTAGCTCAACAGAATTATTTGGATGGATAAGATATATTTTACCTAATTCTGATGCTGCTTCAAAAAACATACAAAGAGGAGATTTTTTCTACGCTGTAAATGGAACCTCATTAACTGTTGATAATTACCGCTCTCTTCTTAACAATGATACTTATACTTTGAATTTAGCTGATTATGATAATGGAAATATTACTTCAAATGGAAATACTGTTTCACTTACAAAAACTGCTTTTTCAGAAAATCCTGTATATTTAAAGAAAACATTTACTGTTGGAACTAAAAAAGTAGGGTATTTAATGTATAATGGTTTTTATTCTCAATATGAAACAGAATTAAATAATGCTTTTGGTTATTTTGCTTCAGAAGGAATTAGCCATTTAATATTAGATTTACGTTATAATTCTGGTGGTTCTGTAGATACTGCTACAAGACTTGCTAGTATGATAACTGGCCAGTTTAACAATGAAATATTTGGAAAACAACAATGGAATTATAAAATTCAAAATATATTTAATAATAATAATCCGGAAGAATTGTTAAATCGTTTTACAACTACTTTAGGTAACGGTTCGAGTATTCAGAGTTTAAATTTAGACAAATTGTATGTGTTGACCTCAAAAAGAACTGCATCTGCCAGTGAATTAATTATTAACGGATTAGCTCCGCACATAAACGTAGTACAAATAGGAGACGCTACAACAGGTAAAAATGTAGGTTCTATTACGCTTTATGATTCTCCAAATTTCAGAAAACAAAATGTAAATCCTAATCATCGTTATGCGATGCAACCTATTGTTTTAAAGATAGCAAATAAAAATAATTTTAGTGATTATACAAATGGATTACAACCTAGTATTAGTCAATTAGAAGATTTAAATAATTTAGGTGTTCTTGGGGAAGAGAGTGATCCTTTGCTAAATACTGCTTTAAATTATGTAGATGTTAATGGTCGTTTTTCAATTAATCAGCCAGAACATACTTTCAAACATTTTGGAGATGTTAAATCCATACAACCTTTTGGTAATGAAATGTATTTAGAAAAGGTGCCTGATTTTTTATTAAAATAA
- a CDS encoding YncE family protein encodes MKKNYILSLITFLVGFLGFSQSYLDGILVLNEGNYGSNAASVSFMTTNNQVTGDIFGLANNNDPLGDVAQSMNFIDDKAYIVLNGSSAIKVVNYETFEVLATIDQGLTNPRYIAFHNNKGYVTCWGDGSVTTDDYLAVINLTTNLVESTIPMAEGVETIEVINDKLYVAHQGGYGYGTTISVVEISNQNVSSIIVGDLPSSMIVKDNFLYVLCRGLPSWSGQTETTGKLVKIDLTDNSIVSDLPFDNITHPSHLIADADNLYYTIGSDIFKMPFTNTTLPTTSFITTPVTDYLGIYGLDLIDDKIYVADANGYAATGFAHIYNVTGDFVITNTVENIPNNFYKSKESSLGLDNNLANTSFSLYPNPATTTFYINSNKNVAVKIFDLTGKVVKTQLYNTSGIDVSNLEKGIYIVEINSENKKQISKLIVK; translated from the coding sequence ATGAAAAAAAATTACATTTTATCTCTTATAACTTTCTTAGTTGGTTTTCTTGGTTTTTCTCAATCTTATTTAGATGGTATTTTAGTTCTAAATGAAGGAAATTATGGAAGTAACGCAGCATCTGTTAGTTTTATGACAACCAATAATCAGGTTACAGGTGACATCTTTGGACTAGCGAATAATAATGATCCTTTGGGAGATGTTGCTCAGAGCATGAATTTTATTGATGATAAAGCTTATATTGTTCTAAATGGGTCAAGCGCTATAAAAGTTGTAAACTATGAAACGTTTGAAGTTTTAGCCACGATAGATCAAGGATTAACTAATCCGCGATATATAGCTTTTCATAATAATAAAGGATATGTAACATGTTGGGGAGATGGAAGTGTTACTACCGATGATTATTTAGCTGTTATCAATTTAACTACTAATTTGGTCGAATCTACTATACCAATGGCTGAAGGTGTTGAAACAATAGAAGTTATAAATGATAAACTTTATGTTGCACATCAAGGAGGTTATGGGTATGGAACAACAATATCTGTTGTTGAAATAAGCAATCAAAATGTTTCCTCAATTATAGTTGGAGATCTTCCAAGCTCAATGATAGTTAAAGATAATTTTTTATATGTATTATGTCGTGGATTACCAAGTTGGTCAGGACAAACAGAAACTACTGGGAAACTAGTAAAAATAGACCTGACAGATAATAGTATAGTAAGTGATTTACCATTTGATAATATTACACATCCATCACATTTAATTGCTGATGCAGATAATTTATACTACACAATTGGTTCAGATATTTTTAAAATGCCATTTACAAACACAACATTACCTACAACCTCTTTTATCACAACACCAGTAACAGATTATTTAGGAATTTATGGATTAGATTTAATTGATGATAAAATATATGTTGCAGATGCTAATGGATATGCGGCTACAGGATTTGCTCATATTTACAATGTAACAGGAGATTTTGTAATTACAAATACAGTTGAAAATATTCCAAATAATTTCTATAAATCTAAAGAAAGTAGCCTTGGTTTAGATAATAATCTAGCAAATACATCTTTTTCACTATATCCAAATCCTGCAACAACAACATTTTATATTAATTCAAATAAAAATGTAGCTGTTAAAATATTTGATTTAACAGGGAAAGTGGTGAAAACCCAACTATATAATACATCAGGAATTGATGTTTCAAACCTTGAGAAAGGAATTTATATTGTAGAAATAAACTCTGAAAACAAAAAGCAAATATCAAAACTGATTGTTAAATAA
- a CDS encoding RNA polymerase sigma factor, protein MKQQEFIHIISPFKDKIFRIAKRLLISIEEAEDATQEVLVRLWNKNDGLLKYNSVEALAMTITKNYCLDQLKSKRASNLQLVHSNYGDNSAGVDKQVEDKDSWNWVEKIIDELPEQQKIIVQMRDVEEYEFSEIASILDMNEATVRVALSRARKVIREKLLEKHNHGIKVS, encoded by the coding sequence ATGAAACAACAGGAGTTTATACATATCATTTCTCCTTTTAAAGATAAAATTTTTAGAATAGCAAAGAGGTTGTTAATAAGTATTGAAGAAGCAGAAGATGCAACTCAAGAAGTATTAGTTCGTTTGTGGAATAAAAATGATGGTCTATTAAAATATAATAGTGTAGAAGCTTTGGCAATGACAATTACAAAGAACTATTGTTTAGACCAGTTAAAATCAAAAAGGGCATCAAATTTGCAATTAGTACATAGTAATTATGGAGATAATTCAGCAGGAGTTGATAAACAAGTAGAAGATAAAGATAGTTGGAACTGGGTAGAGAAAATTATTGATGAACTACCAGAACAACAGAAAATTATCGTTCAAATGAGAGATGTAGAAGAATATGAATTTAGTGAAATTGCATCCATATTAGATATGAACGAAGCAACAGTTAGAGTAGCTCTTTCAAGAGCTAGAAAAGTGATAAGAGAGAAATTGTTAGAAAAACACAATCATGGAATTAAAGTTAGTTGA
- a CDS encoding TonB-dependent receptor plug domain-containing protein — MKFIFVLFIFIYTSIAFSQQDSVVKLKEVVLIDSKLKTFSLAHSIFNLSDSIIQRNNTSLTDLLRNNTTIYFKENGKGMVSSPSFRGTTAQQTAVIWNGININSQFNGQTDFNTINSFDFNSISVRTGGGSVIYGSGAIGGTIHLNSYLNFEDRISNTLRLNYGSYSTLGLHYKLDVGSDKISANINFSRNESENDYEYIGYNKKNENGNYQNNSFNSLFGYKINEKNVLKFATHFFDGERFFSGTIASPSKSKYQDFNTRNLIEWKFENNAIISTTQFAFLTEKYKYFENKNSDLFSFGEAKNAVFKYDLVYKVSSKIKINPIVSHTQSTGKGTNVLKINRDITSFSFLLTHKIDKKLDYEASVRTEITSNYESPILYSIGVKYNPSSFYSLAINSSKNFRIPSFNDLYWEGLGNPNLKPEHSLQYELNNIFKIKEIEIKLSPFYTKLKDMLRWVPNASGVWQPINTDKVKIYGVETALTWMKKTRIGLFQFNGNYAYTESINEQTDKQLIYVPYHKLSTGLTLNVKSINLNYNYVFNGKVFTSSDNFYTLKEYGLSNASLDYTMGTKIKGIISFQVLNLENKPYQNVLSRPMPGRNYTINLTLNF, encoded by the coding sequence ATGAAATTCATATTCGTTTTATTCATTTTTATCTATACTTCTATTGCTTTTTCGCAACAAGATTCTGTTGTGAAATTGAAAGAGGTAGTCTTAATCGATAGTAAATTGAAGACCTTTTCTTTGGCTCATTCTATATTTAATTTATCAGATAGTATTATACAGCGGAACAACACATCATTAACAGATCTTTTACGAAATAATACCACAATTTATTTTAAAGAAAATGGAAAAGGAATGGTGTCTTCTCCTTCGTTTAGAGGAACAACTGCTCAACAAACGGCTGTAATTTGGAACGGTATTAATATTAATTCACAATTTAACGGTCAAACAGATTTTAACACTATAAATAGTTTCGATTTTAACTCTATTTCAGTTAGAACAGGTGGTGGAAGTGTGATTTATGGAAGTGGAGCAATTGGCGGTACAATTCATCTAAATTCCTATTTAAATTTTGAAGATAGAATATCAAATACATTGCGTTTAAATTATGGAAGTTATTCTACTCTTGGATTACATTACAAATTAGATGTTGGATCAGATAAGATTTCAGCGAATATAAATTTTTCAAGAAATGAATCGGAAAATGACTATGAATATATTGGATACAATAAAAAGAATGAGAATGGGAACTATCAAAATAATAGCTTTAATAGTTTATTTGGGTATAAAATAAATGAGAAAAATGTACTAAAATTTGCAACTCATTTTTTTGATGGAGAACGTTTTTTTTCAGGAACAATAGCATCACCTTCAAAGAGTAAATATCAAGATTTTAATACTAGAAATTTAATAGAATGGAAATTTGAAAATAATGCTATAATTTCTACTACTCAATTTGCATTTTTAACTGAAAAATATAAATATTTTGAAAATAAAAATAGTGATTTATTTTCCTTTGGAGAAGCAAAAAACGCTGTTTTTAAATATGATTTAGTGTATAAAGTGTCTTCTAAAATAAAGATTAATCCAATTGTTAGTCATACACAAAGCACAGGAAAAGGAACAAATGTTTTAAAAATTAATAGAGACATTACATCATTTAGTTTTTTACTAACTCATAAAATAGATAAGAAACTAGATTATGAAGCAAGCGTTAGGACAGAAATAACCTCTAATTATGAAAGTCCTATACTGTACTCAATAGGAGTGAAATATAATCCTTCTTCTTTTTATAGTCTTGCTATTAATTCTTCTAAAAATTTTAGAATTCCTTCATTCAATGATTTGTATTGGGAAGGATTAGGTAATCCCAACTTAAAGCCAGAACACTCTTTACAATATGAACTTAATAACATATTTAAAATTAAAGAAATTGAAATTAAACTTTCTCCATTTTATACTAAATTAAAAGATATGTTACGATGGGTTCCAAATGCATCGGGAGTTTGGCAACCCATAAATACAGATAAAGTGAAAATTTATGGAGTAGAAACAGCATTGACTTGGATGAAAAAAACAAGAATTGGTTTGTTTCAATTCAATGGGAATTATGCATACACAGAATCTATAAATGAACAAACAGATAAACAACTTATTTATGTTCCTTATCATAAACTTAGTACGGGTTTAACATTAAATGTAAAATCAATTAACCTGAATTATAATTATGTTTTTAATGGAAAAGTATTTACATCTTCGGATAATTTTTATACTCTAAAAGAATATGGATTATCGAATGCTTCTTTAGATTATACAATGGGTACAAAAATTAAAGGAATAATTTCTTTTCAAGTTTTAAACTTAGAAAATAAACCATATCAAAATGTACTTTCAAGACCAATGCCAGGTCGAAATTATACAATAAACTTAACCCTTAACTTTTAA
- a CDS encoding DUF4252 domain-containing protein → MKKIILGIVFMMFASVGFSQSTFDKYEDSDVVKTIIVNKKMFELMGKIEVDAKGTEKQFIELVKKLDNLKVFMTGNVKVASDMKGTVASYLKSNPLEELMRISDGGKKVNIYVKSGASANIVKELLMFIESPEDKENQAIVLSLTGNFNLDEISALTEKMNLPGGNELKKASKK, encoded by the coding sequence ATGAAAAAAATAATTTTAGGTATAGTATTTATGATGTTTGCATCAGTAGGATTTTCTCAATCAACATTTGATAAATATGAAGATAGCGATGTAGTAAAAACAATCATTGTGAACAAGAAGATGTTTGAGTTAATGGGGAAAATTGAAGTTGATGCAAAAGGAACCGAAAAGCAATTTATAGAACTAGTTAAAAAATTAGATAATTTAAAGGTATTTATGACAGGAAATGTAAAAGTAGCTAGTGATATGAAAGGAACTGTTGCAAGCTATTTAAAATCAAACCCTCTTGAAGAATTAATGAGAATTAGTGATGGCGGAAAAAAAGTTAATATTTATGTAAAATCAGGAGCTTCAGCTAATATCGTTAAAGAATTATTAATGTTTATAGAATCTCCTGAAGATAAAGAAAATCAAGCAATTGTTCTATCTTTAACTGGGAATTTTAACTTAGATGAAATTTCAGCATTAACTGAGAAGATGAATCTTCCTGGAGGAAATGAATTGAAAAAAGCATCTAAAAAATAG
- a CDS encoding YncE family protein, which yields MKLKKLYLLGFLLTALFFSCSSDDELRDEPLGAYDNGIIILNEGNFNTDNSEITYLSNDLSTLRNNVFNTINSTLTLGDTGQSIGFYNELAFVVVNNSQKIEVVNRYTMLHVASITTGLSNPRYIAFSNGKGYVTNWGDGGSSTDDYIAVIDLNTYTVSSTISVSEGPERIISNGTKLYVAHKGGYGEGNTVSVVNLSDNNVTSIPVGDIPNSLELIGTNLYVLCGGIPSWSIVSAETTGELVIINTLDNTTQRKVFSGIVHPSNLYYESNNFYYTVDSKIYKMGINDTSLPTTELFNTVNQGAYGVYSLAVNNGKIYLGDANDYSSNGKLHVYSLTGTLINSFDVGVSPTGIYFNN from the coding sequence ATGAAATTAAAAAAACTGTATTTATTAGGATTTTTATTAACAGCATTATTCTTCTCTTGTAGTAGTGACGATGAGTTAAGAGACGAACCTCTAGGTGCTTATGATAATGGAATAATAATTCTGAATGAAGGAAATTTCAATACAGATAATAGTGAAATTACTTATCTATCAAACGACCTTTCTACATTAAGAAATAATGTTTTCAATACGATAAATTCAACTCTTACATTAGGAGATACAGGACAAAGTATTGGATTTTATAATGAATTAGCATTTGTAGTGGTAAACAATTCTCAAAAAATTGAAGTAGTAAATCGTTATACAATGTTGCATGTTGCGAGTATTACAACAGGATTAAGTAATCCTAGATATATTGCTTTTTCAAATGGTAAAGGATATGTGACAAATTGGGGAGATGGTGGATCAAGTACAGATGATTATATTGCTGTTATAGATTTAAATACTTACACTGTTTCTTCAACAATTTCTGTTAGTGAAGGTCCAGAACGTATTATTTCAAATGGAACTAAACTATATGTAGCACATAAAGGAGGTTATGGAGAAGGAAATACAGTATCGGTAGTAAATTTATCAGATAATAATGTTACATCTATACCTGTTGGAGATATTCCAAATTCTTTAGAATTAATAGGAACCAATCTATATGTTTTATGTGGAGGAATTCCAAGTTGGTCAATAGTATCAGCAGAAACAACAGGAGAATTAGTCATAATAAATACATTAGATAATACAACTCAAAGAAAAGTTTTTTCGGGTATTGTGCATCCTTCTAATTTGTATTATGAATCAAATAACTTTTATTACACAGTAGATTCTAAGATATATAAAATGGGAATTAATGATACTTCATTACCTACAACTGAATTGTTTAATACGGTGAATCAAGGAGCTTATGGAGTGTATAGTCTTGCCGTTAATAATGGGAAAATTTACTTAGGAGATGCTAATGATTATTCTTCTAATGGAAAATTACATGTTTATTCTTTAACAGGAACTTTAATAAACAGCTTTGACGTTGGAGTTTCTCCAACAGGAATTTATTTTAATAATTAA
- a CDS encoding T9SS type A sorting domain-containing protein gives MKKTLLLITLCVATISNGQSYAPPAGQPGSTAIAASSPSIVAWATGATIVRGKQDISNPSSPLASFGTSSDALGAPVGSTLGVVSLGDGGSAIVTFEQPIIDGSGYDFAVFENSFSDTFLELAFVEVSSDGVNFFRFPSHSETQTATQIGGFGSVDCRYIHNLAGKYKINYGTPFDLSEVPNNALLDKNNVTHVKIIDVVGSINAAYASYDSFGNKINDPFTTPFNSSGFDLDAVGVINQGSSLRVMSKSEKEDIVEFSMYPNPANDVVYMNSNQQTAITVFDLSGRIVKNLPKGNYNQIIVSDLKSGIYIFEVIVNNEKITKRIMIN, from the coding sequence ATGAAAAAAACGTTACTTTTAATTACGCTATGCGTTGCAACAATTTCAAATGGACAATCTTATGCTCCTCCAGCAGGACAACCAGGCTCAACAGCTATTGCTGCAAGTAGCCCTTCCATAGTAGCTTGGGCTACAGGAGCAACAATTGTGAGAGGAAAACAAGATATCTCAAATCCGTCAAGTCCATTAGCTTCTTTTGGAACATCAAGTGATGCTTTAGGGGCACCAGTTGGAAGTACATTAGGTGTAGTAAGTCTTGGAGATGGTGGATCTGCAATTGTTACATTTGAACAACCAATTATTGATGGATCAGGTTATGATTTTGCTGTTTTTGAAAATAGCTTCTCAGATACCTTTTTAGAACTAGCATTTGTTGAGGTAAGCTCTGATGGGGTTAATTTCTTTAGATTTCCATCTCATAGTGAAACACAAACAGCAACTCAAATTGGAGGTTTTGGATCTGTTGATTGTAGATATATCCATAATTTAGCAGGAAAATATAAAATAAATTATGGTACACCATTTGACTTGTCAGAAGTGCCAAATAATGCATTATTAGATAAAAATAATGTTACGCATGTAAAAATTATTGACGTTGTAGGAAGTATAAATGCAGCTTACGCTTCCTATGATAGTTTTGGAAATAAAATAAACGATCCCTTTACAACTCCTTTCAATTCAAGTGGATTTGATTTAGATGCTGTAGGTGTTATAAATCAAGGCTCTAGTTTAAGAGTAATGTCTAAAAGTGAAAAAGAGGATATTGTTGAATTTTCAATGTATCCAAATCCAGCAAATGATGTTGTTTACATGAATTCTAACCAACAAACAGCAATTACTGTTTTTGATCTTTCAGGACGAATTGTGAAAAACCTACCTAAAGGAAATTACAATCAAATAATAGTATCAGATTTAAAATCAGGAATTTATATTTTTGAAGTTATTGTAAATAATGAGAAAATAACAAAAAGAATAATGATTAATTAA
- a CDS encoding T9SS type A sorting domain-containing protein has translation MRRIIFLTSLLLIGLNSYSQLYPPINGQIGSTAIHKNNSSFVAWATEVQVNRGYKKISDPTLGYASTGESSNAIGMPNGAIVSLGDRGEAIITFDVPIIDGNGFDFAVFENGSISYLELAIVTVSSDGVNYFGFQTHSQTQTNTQIGTFETPHAEYLNNIAGKYEGNYGTPFDLNEIPNNPLLDKNNITHIKITDVVGSIEAQYATYDSFGNVINDSYPTAFQSGGFDLDAVGVINQKTLGLNESNLHLFSIYPNPATNTIFIKLEEQAAIVIYDLYGRKIKSYPKGNYTTVDISNLPSGSYLIEVLIDDKREIKKMIIQ, from the coding sequence ATGAGAAGAATTATTTTTTTAACTAGTCTTTTATTAATCGGATTAAACAGTTATTCGCAACTTTATCCACCAATAAATGGACAAATTGGCTCTACAGCAATTCATAAAAATAATTCTTCTTTTGTGGCTTGGGCAACCGAAGTCCAAGTTAATAGAGGTTATAAAAAAATATCTGATCCAACTTTAGGGTATGCTTCAACAGGTGAAAGTTCAAATGCTATTGGAATGCCTAATGGTGCTATTGTTAGTTTAGGAGATAGAGGAGAAGCAATTATTACATTTGATGTTCCCATAATTGATGGAAACGGATTCGATTTTGCTGTTTTTGAAAATGGAAGTATTAGTTATTTAGAATTAGCAATTGTAACAGTAAGTTCAGATGGTGTTAATTATTTTGGTTTTCAAACGCATAGTCAAACACAAACAAATACTCAAATAGGAACTTTTGAAACTCCACACGCAGAATATCTCAATAATATAGCAGGAAAGTATGAAGGAAATTACGGAACGCCATTTGATTTAAATGAAATACCTAATAACCCATTATTAGATAAAAACAATATAACTCATATTAAAATCACCGATGTAGTTGGAAGTATAGAAGCCCAATATGCTACTTATGATAGCTTTGGCAATGTAATAAATGATTCTTATCCAACAGCTTTTCAATCTGGAGGATTTGACTTGGATGCAGTTGGTGTAATAAATCAAAAAACATTAGGATTGAACGAATCTAATCTCCATTTATTTTCAATTTATCCGAATCCAGCAACTAATACTATATTCATAAAGTTAGAAGAACAAGCAGCTATTGTAATTTATGATTTATATGGAAGAAAAATAAAAAGCTATCCAAAAGGAAATTATACAACTGTAGATATTTCAAATTTGCCATCAGGAAGTTATTTAATAGAAGTATTAATTGATGATAAAAGAGAAATTAAGAAAATGATTATTCAATAA
- a CDS encoding DUF4252 domain-containing protein yields MKKIILGIMAIVLFSCNNKGSLQKYFVENSESSNFISLDVTPSIINTEKLTLSQKDKETLSSFEKMNILAFKKDSLNVKVYDVEKEKVKGLLKDEAYQELLKIGSGSEGGALYYVGDEEKINEFVLFANSKENGFAVVRILGDDMNPTRIMNLISLINKSDVKLDEFKALQNMLK; encoded by the coding sequence ATGAAAAAAATTATATTAGGTATAATGGCAATTGTATTGTTTAGTTGTAACAATAAAGGAAGTTTACAGAAATATTTCGTAGAAAACTCTGAATCTTCAAACTTTATCTCTTTAGATGTTACACCTTCAATAATTAATACAGAGAAATTAACATTGTCTCAAAAAGATAAAGAAACACTAAGCTCTTTTGAAAAGATGAATATTTTGGCTTTTAAGAAAGATTCATTAAATGTAAAAGTTTATGATGTAGAGAAAGAAAAAGTTAAAGGATTACTTAAAGATGAAGCATATCAAGAACTTTTAAAGATAGGTTCAGGAAGTGAAGGAGGAGCGCTTTATTATGTAGGTGATGAAGAAAAGATTAATGAATTTGTACTATTTGCAAATAGTAAAGAAAACGGATTTGCAGTAGTTAGAATCTTAGGTGATGATATGAATCCTACGCGGATTATGAACTTGATTAGCTTAATTAATAAATCAGACGTGAAGCTAGATGAATTTAAGGCATTGCAAAATATGTTGAAATAA
- a CDS encoding HD domain-containing protein, whose protein sequence is MQDNFTQLGILNKNEISRFKISLIKSTLNENIKRVLTQLGLNSYAKFNFNDLTIPDSKLALLAIEEANDIYNPILLKHCYRTFFWSAGIAISEGIKTDNELLFISSILHDSGLTDKHNHICSQQCFANYGGDYAKNFVLKNGMDTNNANLVKKAIDLHLYPNVDKVKFGNEAYLLSKGAAMDVIGSHYFQLPNEFIKATHKKYSRIDFKDDIIQTIEELKHKENTRADILYKMGFNKLANKNRLDTNF, encoded by the coding sequence ATGCAAGATAATTTTACACAATTAGGGATTTTGAATAAAAATGAAATTTCAAGATTTAAGATTTCACTTATAAAGTCTACATTAAATGAAAATATAAAGAGAGTTTTAACTCAATTAGGGTTGAATTCGTATGCTAAATTTAACTTTAACGATTTGACAATTCCAGATTCAAAATTAGCGCTGTTAGCTATCGAGGAAGCAAATGATATCTATAATCCTATTCTTTTAAAACATTGTTATCGAACTTTTTTTTGGAGTGCAGGAATAGCAATTTCTGAAGGAATAAAAACAGACAATGAATTATTATTTATATCCTCTATTTTACACGATTCAGGATTAACAGATAAACACAATCATATTTGCAGTCAACAATGTTTTGCTAATTATGGTGGAGACTATGCTAAAAATTTTGTTCTGAAAAATGGGATGGATACTAATAATGCAAATCTTGTAAAAAAAGCTATTGATTTGCATTTATATCCTAATGTAGATAAAGTGAAATTTGGAAATGAAGCTTATTTGTTATCAAAAGGAGCTGCTATGGATGTTATTGGGTCTCATTATTTTCAACTTCCAAATGAATTTATTAAAGCTACTCATAAGAAATATTCAAGAATTGATTTTAAAGATGATATTATACAAACTATAGAAGAGTTGAAACATAAAGAAAATACAAGAGCAGATATACTTTATAAAATGGGATTTAATAAATTAGCGAATAAAAATAGATTAGATACTAATTTTTAA